The following are encoded in a window of Penicillium oxalicum strain HP7-1 chromosome II, whole genome shotgun sequence genomic DNA:
- a CDS encoding Alpha-amylase A type-3 gives MFFTSSVCWAAGLTTLSCLLNPVLAADMAAWKTRSVYQTMTDRFARPDGSMTAPCNASAGLYCGGTWKGTMNKLDYIQDMGFDAIMISPIVKNIEGRVWYGEAYHGYWPQDMYQLNPHFGTEQELHDLVDAIHARGMYILLDSVINNMAWMTRGQNPATHIDYSALTPFNNQQYYHPYCKIKNWNNYTDAQLCQTGDDQVALPDLFTEHEDVQKTLEDWATGVIKKYNIDGLRLDAVKSLTPSFLAKFVKNVGGFMTGEQFERDSKIICDWQKNYISSMPNYPMYYSMVEAFTQGNMSDLAVQIETMKSLCADVTEMVSFSENHDIARVRALRDDLSIAKTFLTFTLLFDGIPMLYQGQEQFLDGLSSPENRQAIWLTGYNSNAPLYQLTKTLNSLRRHALELDPNYVNIPTYPIYRGSSEIAVSKGVQGRQVVTVVTNQGVKGGSYTLMLPASFNAMTPVTEIITCSNYTVDAQGSLVVQMDKGEPRVFFPTQLMEGSGLCGYSSKNVSYTELKTGHAPTRSSSGSRSMGILAIGEFSFVPVALLAAMLGFMAFEWHVPADRRHWTRLKAALPDFKALGVDQLWIPPGCKGMDPLGNGYDIYDLYDLGEFDQKGAVATKWGTRQELEDLIYQAAALDIKIIWDAVLNHKAGADFPETFSAVEVDPKRRDIEISPPSEIDGWVGFDFDGRGDVYSAMKYRWQHFTGVDWDQKREKQAIYKVHAPHKDWASDVSPELGNYDYLMFANLDLSHPEVRNDLLKWGTWITQTLSLGGMRLDAAKHFSAQFQKDFAAHVRRTANPDLFVIGEYWTADVKAIEGYLDQVENTIVAYDVPLVERFSKISHIRHADLRGIFRDTLVQRRPDQAVTPVAPAFKLLAYALTLLRKDGRPSVFYGDIYGILGGNHSTPVAPPCNVQIPLLTRARKLYAYGEQEDYFDQPNCIGFVRYGNARHRSGLVCIISNAGASKKRMFVGRSKVDQEWVDILGNQPNSVLIDKWGYGMFTVGGMSASVWVESAAVVSGGMSTREKL, from the exons ATGTTCTTCACATCCTCGGTCTGCTGGGCGGCAGGCCTCACCACCCTGTCATGCCTGCTGAACCCGGTTCTCGCCGCGGACATGGCTGCATGGAAGACTCGATCCGTGTACCAAACCATGACCGATCGGTTCGCTCGCCCGGACGGGTCGATGACGGCTCCGTGCAACGCCTCCGCGGGCCTTTACTGTGGAGGAACGTGGAAGGGGACAATGAATAAGTTGGATTATATTCAGGACATGGGATTCGACGCGATCATGATTTCCCCGATCGTAAAGAACATCGAGGGTCGGGTCTGGTATGGTGAAGCCTATCACGGGTACTGGCCGCAGGATATGTACCAACTCAACCCCCACTTTGGCACCGAGCAAGAGTTGCATGATCTCGTCGATGCTATTCATGCGCGTGGCATGTATATCCTCCTGGACAGCGTCATTAACAACATGGCCTGGATGACCCGCGGCCAGAACCCGGCCACGCACATCGACTACTCCGCCTTGACCCCGTTCAACAACCAGCAGTACTACCACCCATACTGCAAGATCAAGAATTGGAACAACTACACGGATGCCCAACTGTGCCAAACAGGAGACGACCAGGTCGCCTTGCCCGATCTGTTTACCGAACATGAGGACGTTCAGAAGACACTGGAGGACTGGGCAACCGGCGTAATCAAGAAATATAACATCGACGGCCTTCGACTCGATGCGGTCAAGAGTTTGACCCCGAGCTTCCTGGCCAAGTTTGTCAAGAACGTCGGAGGCTTCATGACCGGAGAACAGTTCGAAAGAGACTCCAAGATCATCTGCGACTGGCAAAAGAACTATATCTCCAGCATGCCCAACTACCCCATGTACTATTCCATGGTCGAGGCCTTTACCCAGGGGAACATGTCAGATCTCGCTGTCCAAATTGAGACGATGAAGTCGCTTTGTGCGGACGTGACAGAGatggtctccttctcagaAAATCACGATATTGCTCGCGTTCGTGCGCTGAGGGACGATCTCTCG ATTGCCAAAACCTTCCTCACGTTCACGTTACTGTTCGACGGGATCCCCATGCTCtatcaaggccaagaacagTTTCTGGACGGGTTGTCTAGTCCTGAGAATCGCCAAGCGATCTGGCTCACGGGCTACAACTCCAACGCGCCCCTGTACCAGCTCACCAAGACCCTCAACAGCCTTCGGCGCCATGCCCTTGAGCTGGATCCTAACTACGTCAACATCCCAACCTACCCCATCTATCGGGGTTCCAGTGAGATTGCGGTCAGTAAGGGTGTGCAGGGTCGACAGGTCGTCACCGTCGTCACCAATCAAGGTGTCAAGGGTGGCTCCTACACGCTCATGCTGCCCGCGTCCTTCAACGCGATGACGCCCGTGACGGAGATCATCACCTGTTCGAATTACACGGTCGATGCCCAGGGATCGCTGGTCGTGCAGATGGACAAAGGAGAGCCTCGGGTCTTCTTCCCGACACAGTTGATGGAAGGCAGCGGATTGTGTGGTTATTCCAGCAAGAACGTGTCCTACACGGAACTCAAGACCGGCCATGCGCCCACCAGGTCCTCGTCAGGATCTCGGTCGATGGGCATTCTGGCGATCGGCGAGTTCTCTTTCGTTCCAGTTGCCCTGCTGGCCGCCATGCTGGGCTTCATG GCGTTTGAGTGGCACGTCCCCGCGGATCGGCGCCATTGGACGCGGTTGAAAGCGGCGCTGCCGGACTTCAAGGCCCTCGGCGTGGATCAGTTATGGATTCCCCCCGGGTGCAAGGGGATGGATCCGTTGGGGAATGGGTATGATATCTACGACCTATATGATCTCGGGGAGTTTGATCAAAAGGGAGCCGTGGCGACCAAGTGGGGCACGCGACAGGAGCTCGAGGATCTGATATACCAGGCGGCCGCTTTGGATATCAAGATCATCTGGGATGCGGTGCTGAATCATAAAGCCGGTGCTGATTTTCCAGAAACGTTTTCTGCGGTCGAAGTTGATCCAAAGA GACGAGATATTGAAATTTCCCCACCATCCGAGATCGATGGCTGGGTTGGCTTTGATTTTGACGGTCGGGGAGATGTGTACAGCGCGATGAAGTATCGCTGGCAGCATTTTACCGGCGTTGATTGGGACCAAAAACGTGAGAAGCAAGCCATCTACAAAGTGCATGCTCCTCACAAGGACTGGGCGTCCGATGTGTCCCCCGAACTAGGGAACTACGATTACCTCATGTTTGCCAACTTGGACCTTTCTCACCCTGAAGTTCGCAACGATCTCTTGAAATGGGGCACCTGGATCACCCAAACCTTATCGCTGGGGGGGATGAGGTTGGATGCAGCGAAGCATTTCTCGGCCCAGTTCCAGAAAGACTTTGCTGCACACGTTCGCCGCACCGCCAATCCCGATCTCTTCGTGATCGGGGAATATTGGACGGCGGACGTGAAAGCTATTGAAGGCTATTTGGACCAGGTCGAGAACACGATCGTGGCATACGACGTGCCCTTGGTGGAACGATTCTCCAAAATCTCGCATATCCGGCACGCGGACCTTCGTGGAATCTTTCGCGATACTCTAGTCCAACGCCGGCCAGACCAGGCCGTG ACCCCCGTGGCGCCGGCATTCAAACTGCTGGCCTACGCATTGACCCTTCTCCGCAAAGACGGCCGTCCGAGTGTATTCTACGGCGACATTTACGGCATTTTGGGTGGAAACCACTCGACCCCGGTCGCGCCCCCGTGCAATGTCCAGATCCCCCTACTGACTCGCGCGCGGAAATTATATGCATATGGCGAGCAAGAGGACTACTTTGATCAACCAAACTGCATAG GGTTCGTCCGATATGGGAACGCGCGTCACCGCTCTGGTCTTGTGTGCATCATCAGCAACGCCGGTGCCTCCAAAAAGCGCATGTTTGTTGGTCGGTCGAAAGTTGACCAAGAGTGGGTTGATATCTTGGGGAATCAGCCCAATTCCGTACTTATCGACAAATGGGGTTATGGAATGTTTACAGTGGGTGGGATGAGTGCCAGTGTCTGGGTCGAGTCCGCTGCGGTCGTCTCTGGTGGGATGAGCACGCGTGAAAAGTTGTAA